A stretch of the Panicum virgatum strain AP13 chromosome 9N, P.virgatum_v5, whole genome shotgun sequence genome encodes the following:
- the LOC120691823 gene encoding pre-rRNA-processing protein TSR2-like — MEVENQWGGHDSRAKADNFAASVLSWLCNSKGPHYFEDLADMMDAEISELFNADFQDNSIEEVAKQLLIMHEECLQSNYSSIEKLRNSHVQGNAVSQSRQIAGDDDDSDSLDDDDDDASMMDDEAVATPS; from the exons ATGGAGGTGGAGAACCAGTGGGGCGGCCACGACTCCCGCGCGAAGGCCGACAACTTCGCCGCGTCCGTCCTCTCCTGGCTCTGCAACTCCAAGG GCCCACATTATTTCGAAGACTTGGCGGATATGATGGATGCCGAGATATCTGAATTGTTCAATGCCGACTTTCAGGATAATAGTATTGAGGAG GTCGCTAAACAGTTACTGATTATGCATGAAGAATGCCTGCAAAGTAACTATTCGTCTATAGAGAAGTTAAGGAATTCACATGTTCAGGGGAATGCTGTTTCCCAAAGTAGACAG ATAGCGGGCGACGATGACGACAGTGATAGcttagatgatgatgatgacgacgcgTCGATGATGGATGATGAAGCAGTTGCCACGCCAAGTTGA